The following proteins are encoded in a genomic region of Reichenbachiella sp.:
- a CDS encoding T9SS type A sorting domain-containing protein: MHERRMIMVRISLFFLILLTLCQTLLAQVELEFIQPSVTYNETTLDLAFAGGINSAQYQTIDLDGDKDLDLILFDRSSDKINGFENTGDRYVYQAHFEFLFPEDIQHWVVLADYDCDGQKDLFTYTGQGIRVFKNLGTENNVSWQEIANPLKTQGSSSSINLFFNPTDIPSIADLDGDGDLDILVFDFASSSQIEFHQNQSIENTGACGLDFVRVTRTYGNILDCGCDAFLVNQPCPSSGRILHAGGKALLSLDYDRDGKMDLVLSQEACENLNYSNNIGTLTEASFTTFDNRFPSLISNIGLTSFPSAFFEDVTFDGKKDILVSSNERSNSARDIDFKMSSFLFENGGSSSENQFENSSVFLQDQMIDVGEFAYPAIVDVDGDGLNDLVIGNAGSLIDDEYSSTLTYYRASATGLEWQTDDLYGLSTLEYTEIKPQFIDLNNDQKLDLVFSLVNNALETQLAYILNQGESLTTLDPSRIQFLDTEISRLDDYVLDDIDEDGLPDLLLGLSNGQLNYYSNTGSSTQTIFMLDTENFLGLTADNDRSNLSIAIGDLDGNSETDLITTDRTGKIKIYSDYHSGNSSAQESLVNIPNSEVLVSTRLGRISKPASAELLGRNVIVIGSIQGGLRLLATSGTSGETSLKLKAFPVPSSKDKTISFQSNLSNTLVEIYSLAGSKVAELNLASYITESIDLSNLEDGLYLAKASTGNQQCTVKILLGGGN; the protein is encoded by the coding sequence ATGCATGAGCGCCGAATGATTATGGTCAGAATTTCCCTCTTCTTCTTGATCCTGCTGACTTTATGCCAGACGCTTCTGGCACAAGTTGAACTCGAATTCATCCAACCTTCTGTTACTTATAACGAAACAACACTTGACTTAGCTTTTGCAGGTGGAATCAACAGTGCCCAATACCAAACCATAGATTTGGATGGAGATAAAGATTTGGATCTGATCCTTTTTGACCGATCCTCAGATAAAATAAATGGGTTCGAAAATACTGGTGATAGATATGTCTATCAGGCGCATTTTGAGTTTCTATTCCCAGAAGATATTCAACATTGGGTGGTACTAGCTGATTATGACTGCGACGGTCAAAAGGATCTGTTTACATATACTGGTCAGGGGATTCGAGTGTTTAAAAATTTAGGGACGGAAAACAACGTTTCTTGGCAAGAAATAGCCAACCCGCTAAAAACACAAGGCTCCAGCTCCTCTATCAATTTGTTTTTCAACCCTACAGACATTCCGTCCATTGCGGATCTAGATGGTGACGGAGATTTAGACATTTTAGTTTTTGACTTTGCTTCGAGTAGCCAAATAGAATTTCACCAAAACCAGTCGATAGAAAACACAGGCGCCTGTGGCTTAGACTTTGTTAGAGTCACTCGAACTTACGGTAATATTTTAGACTGCGGATGCGATGCCTTTTTAGTCAACCAACCTTGTCCATCCTCAGGAAGAATCCTTCACGCTGGAGGAAAAGCGTTGCTCTCCTTGGATTATGACAGGGATGGGAAAATGGATTTAGTGTTGAGTCAGGAAGCATGTGAAAACCTTAATTACTCCAATAATATTGGAACACTCACTGAAGCATCATTCACCACTTTCGACAACCGGTTTCCTTCCCTCATCTCCAACATTGGCTTGACTTCTTTCCCTTCTGCTTTTTTTGAGGATGTCACTTTCGATGGAAAAAAAGACATTCTCGTATCCAGCAATGAAAGATCGAACTCAGCTCGTGACATAGACTTTAAAATGTCGAGTTTCCTTTTTGAAAACGGAGGGTCTTCATCAGAAAATCAATTCGAAAACTCTAGTGTTTTCTTACAAGACCAAATGATTGATGTGGGTGAGTTTGCCTATCCAGCCATTGTGGATGTCGATGGAGACGGATTAAACGATTTGGTGATTGGAAATGCAGGTAGCCTGATAGATGATGAATACAGTTCCACCCTCACTTATTACCGAGCCAGCGCCACCGGGCTGGAATGGCAAACGGATGACCTATATGGTTTGTCGACGCTTGAATACACTGAAATAAAACCTCAATTTATTGATCTTAATAATGATCAAAAGCTAGACTTAGTGTTTTCACTCGTGAATAATGCGCTTGAGACCCAACTAGCCTATATATTAAATCAAGGCGAATCCTTAACCACTCTAGACCCTTCGCGAATTCAATTTCTTGATACCGAAATTTCCAGATTGGATGACTATGTGCTGGACGACATAGACGAAGATGGATTGCCTGATTTGTTGCTGGGTTTATCCAATGGCCAACTCAATTATTATAGCAATACGGGGTCTTCAACTCAAACAATTTTCATGTTGGATACAGAAAATTTTTTAGGGCTGACTGCTGATAATGATAGAAGTAATTTATCAATTGCAATAGGGGACCTTGATGGCAACTCCGAAACAGACTTAATTACAACAGACCGAACAGGAAAAATAAAAATCTATTCGGATTATCATTCTGGTAATAGTTCAGCACAAGAATCTTTGGTTAACATTCCAAATTCGGAAGTTCTTGTTTCCACACGATTAGGTAGAATCTCCAAGCCTGCTTCTGCTGAATTATTGGGTCGAAATGTGATAGTCATTGGGAGCATTCAGGGAGGGCTTAGACTTCTGGCTACAAGTGGTACATCAGGAGAAACCTCACTAAAACTTAAGGCTTTCCCCGTTCCTAGTTCAAAAGATAAAACAATCAGTTTTCAATCCAACTTATCAAACACACTCGTGGAAATCTATTCTTTAGCAGGAAGCAAAGTGGCTGAACTAAACCTCGCCAGTTATATCACCGAATCCATTGATTTGAGTAATCTCGAGGATGGGCTCTATCTCGCTAAGGCTAGCACTGGGAACCAACAGTGTACGGTAAAAATATTGCTTGGCGGTGGTAACTAG